One Obesumbacterium proteus DNA window includes the following coding sequences:
- a CDS encoding helix-turn-helix domain-containing protein, whose amino-acid sequence MNIHNLKDTNTCYLLLSCEESFSFESEDKYELIGSDTIILTNNENRKYFPSSNIHEIPIKQSLMHDLIGFLSGRNLKLVSRNKIADYHSADFCVHDIFFRTIDLSHSQDQSDQEESKFVTHILMLLSYFFDQSQLLSYLLRAVRHITCLQVEAIIESCPSKNWKLTDIANELYMSASGLKRKLREEGTCYKQILIKSRLELAKKLLESKNISIFDVACKCGFSNTSYFISVFKNIIQ is encoded by the coding sequence ATGAATATACATAATTTAAAAGATACCAATACCTGTTATCTTCTTCTTAGTTGTGAAGAGAGTTTTTCATTTGAATCTGAAGATAAATATGAGTTGATTGGTTCTGATACTATAATCCTAACTAATAACGAGAATAGGAAATACTTCCCAAGTAGTAATATACATGAAATACCCATTAAGCAAAGTTTAATGCATGACTTGATTGGTTTTCTATCTGGTAGAAATTTAAAGTTAGTGAGCAGGAATAAAATAGCTGACTATCATAGCGCTGATTTTTGTGTACATGATATTTTTTTTAGAACGATTGATTTATCACATTCGCAAGATCAATCTGATCAAGAAGAATCTAAGTTCGTAACACATATATTGATGCTTTTGTCTTATTTTTTTGACCAGTCTCAATTATTAAGCTATCTGTTACGCGCAGTTAGACATATTACGTGTCTACAGGTGGAAGCTATTATTGAAAGTTGCCCATCCAAGAATTGGAAACTCACGGATATAGCTAATGAATTGTATATGAGTGCAAGTGGATTAAAAAGAAAACTACGAGAAGAAGGCACCTGCTATAAGCAGATTTTAATAAAGAGTCGCTTGGAGCTAGCAAAAAAACTACTTGAATCAAAAAATATTTCTATATTTGATGTGGCCTGTAAATGTGGTTTTTCTAATACATCTTATTTTATTTCTGTATTCAAAAATATTATTCAATAA
- the ychH gene encoding stress-induced protein YchH: MKRKTAMRLGNVFMGLGLITMVGGVGYSVLAQLPQLNLPQFLSHGAVMSIFVGALLWLAGARIGGHERVADRYWWVRHFDKRCNRNTRHS, translated from the coding sequence ATGAAACGTAAAACTGCCATGAGGCTCGGTAACGTTTTTATGGGGTTAGGCCTGATCACCATGGTTGGCGGCGTAGGTTACTCCGTTCTTGCCCAGCTGCCTCAGCTCAATTTACCTCAGTTTCTGTCACACGGCGCTGTTATGAGTATCTTCGTTGGGGCGCTGTTATGGTTGGCCGGTGCGCGTATCGGTGGTCATGAACGTGTTGCCGACCGTTACTGGTGGGTTCGCCACTTTGATAAACGCTGTAATCGTAATACTCGTCATTCTTAA
- the prs gene encoding ribose-phosphate diphosphokinase, which yields MPDMKLFAGNATPELAQRIANRLYTSLGDAAVGRFSDGEVSVQINENVRGGDIFIIQSTCAPTNDNLMELVVMVDALRRASAGRITAVIPYFGYARQDRRVRSARVPITAKVVADFLSSVGVDRVLTVDLHAEQIQGFFDVPVDNVFGSPILLEDMLQQNLENPIVVSPDIGGVVRARAIAKLLNDTDMAIIDKRRPRANVSQVMHIIGDVAGRDCVLVDDMIDTGGTLCKAAEALKERGAKRVFAYATHPIFSGNAIDNIKNSVIDEIIVCDTIPLSDEIKALKKVRTLTLSGMLAEAIRRISNEESISAMFEH from the coding sequence GTGCCTGATATGAAGCTTTTTGCTGGTAACGCTACCCCGGAACTAGCACAACGTATTGCCAACCGTTTGTACACCAGCCTTGGTGACGCCGCTGTAGGTCGTTTTAGCGACGGCGAAGTGAGCGTACAAATCAACGAAAATGTACGCGGTGGTGATATTTTCATCATCCAGTCCACCTGTGCACCAACCAACGATAACCTAATGGAACTGGTTGTTATGGTTGACGCGCTGCGCCGCGCTTCTGCCGGCCGCATTACCGCAGTTATCCCTTACTTTGGCTATGCTCGTCAGGACCGCCGCGTGCGTTCTGCGCGTGTGCCAATCACGGCGAAAGTCGTGGCTGACTTTTTGTCAAGCGTAGGTGTTGACCGCGTTCTTACCGTGGACCTGCATGCTGAACAGATTCAAGGCTTCTTCGACGTGCCGGTAGACAACGTATTCGGTAGCCCGATCCTGCTGGAAGATATGCTGCAACAGAATCTGGAAAACCCAATTGTGGTTTCTCCAGATATCGGTGGTGTGGTTCGCGCCCGTGCTATCGCTAAACTGCTTAACGATACTGATATGGCTATCATCGACAAACGTCGCCCTCGCGCTAACGTTTCTCAGGTGATGCACATCATCGGTGACGTTGCAGGCCGTGACTGCGTGCTGGTTGATGACATGATCGACACCGGTGGTACGCTGTGTAAAGCCGCTGAAGCACTGAAAGAACGTGGTGCTAAACGTGTATTTGCTTACGCAACCCACCCTATCTTCTCTGGCAACGCGATCGACAACATCAAAAACTCTGTGATTGATGAAATCATCGTCTGCGATACCATCCCTCTGTCTGACGAAATCAAGGCGCTGAAGAAAGTTCGCACCCTGACTCTGTCTGGCATGTTGGCTGAAGCTATCCGCCGTATCAGCAATGAAGAATCTATCTCTGCGATGTTCGAACACTAA
- the lolB gene encoding lipoprotein insertase outer membrane protein LolB, whose product MQKLKLLKLLPLSCVLLAACSTTQHKGPAGSPTAPQWREHESQVQKIAEYQTRGAFAYLSDKQKVYARFFWQQTAPERYRLLLTNPLGSTEMELNVIPGVVQLTDNKGKRYVSDNADEMIQKLTGMQIPLQSLRLWMLGLPGDATDFTLDSQYRLQDLTYSKDGLTWKVNYLKYDPDSKPSLPAQLEITQGEQRIKLKMDNWTLQK is encoded by the coding sequence ATGCAAAAACTAAAATTACTTAAATTACTGCCGCTTAGCTGTGTTTTATTGGCCGCCTGTAGCACCACGCAACACAAAGGCCCTGCCGGTAGCCCTACCGCACCACAGTGGCGCGAACATGAGTCTCAGGTTCAGAAAATCGCCGAGTACCAAACTCGCGGTGCTTTTGCCTATCTTTCCGATAAGCAAAAAGTATATGCCCGCTTCTTCTGGCAACAGACGGCACCCGAGCGTTATCGACTGCTGCTGACGAATCCGCTGGGCAGCACTGAAATGGAATTAAACGTCATTCCGGGCGTGGTGCAACTGACAGACAATAAAGGCAAGCGCTATGTCAGCGATAACGCTGATGAAATGATCCAAAAACTGACCGGCATGCAAATTCCACTGCAAAGCCTGCGTCTATGGATGCTGGGCCTGCCGGGTGACGCAACAGATTTCACCCTCGATAGCCAGTATCGTTTGCAAGATCTGACTTACAGCAAAGATGGCCTCACCTGGAAAGTGAACTACCTGAAATATGATCCTGACAGTAAGCCCTCTCTGCCTGCTCAGTTAGAAATTACGCAGGGTGAACAGCGTATCAAGCTCAAAATGGATAATTGGACGCTGCAAAAATGA
- the zinT gene encoding metal-binding protein ZinT, translated as MANYIGKLSLALIALLVSGYVQSHGHHSHGKPMSEVEQQATVGVFSDKNVKDRELTDWDGVWQSVYPYLQSGELDPVFKMKAKKDSSQTFEQIKSYYRKGYTSDVDIIGIENGVMSFQRGNKESSCKYDYSGYKILNYTSGKKGVRYLFECKDAGSQAPKYVQFSDHIIAPRKSSHFHIFMGNTSQEALLTEMNNWPTYYPYQLTTQQVIDDMLHH; from the coding sequence TTGGCAAATTATATTGGTAAGCTTTCATTGGCTCTGATTGCGCTTTTAGTTAGCGGCTATGTACAATCTCATGGACATCATTCGCATGGTAAGCCAATGAGCGAAGTTGAGCAGCAGGCAACTGTCGGTGTTTTCAGCGATAAGAATGTTAAAGACAGAGAACTGACGGATTGGGACGGTGTATGGCAGTCAGTTTATCCATACTTGCAAAGCGGTGAGCTCGATCCGGTGTTCAAGATGAAAGCAAAAAAAGACTCCAGTCAAACATTTGAGCAGATTAAATCCTATTACCGTAAGGGATACACCAGCGATGTGGATATTATCGGCATTGAAAATGGCGTAATGTCGTTCCAGCGCGGGAACAAGGAAAGTTCCTGCAAGTATGACTATAGCGGATACAAAATCCTGAACTACACATCAGGGAAGAAAGGAGTGCGCTATCTATTTGAGTGTAAAGATGCTGGCAGTCAAGCACCTAAATACGTGCAATTTAGCGATCATATTATTGCCCCGCGCAAATCGTCTCATTTCCATATCTTCATGGGAAATACCTCACAAGAAGCACTACTGACAGAAATGAATAATTGGCCTACATACTATCCGTATCAACTGACAACGCAGCAAGTCATTGACGATATGCTACATCACTAA
- the pth gene encoding aminoacyl-tRNA hydrolase, with the protein MTIKLIVGLANPGAEYAQTRHNAGAWFVDALAERNGQSLKEESKFYGYTARLNLAGNDVRLLVPTTFMNLSGKAVAALATFYRIQPDEILVAHDELDLPPGVAKLKLGGGNGGHNGLKDIQSKLGNNPNFYRLRIGIGHPGDKSKVVGFVLGKPLASEQPLIDDAIDEALRCTEVLLKEGIDRAMARMNGFKSTPR; encoded by the coding sequence GTGACTATCAAACTAATTGTCGGCCTTGCCAATCCAGGAGCGGAATACGCACAAACACGTCATAACGCAGGGGCATGGTTCGTCGATGCACTGGCTGAACGTAACGGTCAGTCACTGAAGGAAGAAAGCAAATTTTATGGCTATACCGCGCGCCTAAATTTGGCTGGCAACGATGTACGCTTATTGGTGCCAACCACGTTTATGAACTTGAGCGGTAAGGCCGTTGCCGCCCTCGCCACCTTTTACCGTATTCAGCCCGATGAGATTCTGGTTGCACACGATGAGCTAGACCTACCACCAGGCGTGGCCAAATTAAAGTTAGGCGGCGGAAACGGCGGTCATAACGGCCTCAAAGATATTCAGAGCAAACTGGGTAATAACCCTAACTTTTACCGTCTACGCATCGGCATTGGCCACCCAGGCGATAAAAGCAAAGTTGTCGGTTTTGTGCTGGGCAAGCCACTCGCCAGCGAACAGCCATTGATTGACGACGCTATTGATGAAGCGCTGCGCTGTACCGAAGTGCTGCTGAAAGAAGGCATCGATCGCGCAATGGCGCGTATGAACGGCTTCAAATCTACACCACGCTGA
- the hemA gene encoding glutamyl-tRNA reductase — protein sequence MSLLALGINHKTAPVALRERVTFSPETLNHAIESLRQQPLVQAGVVLSTCNRTELYLSMEQPEDVPPQDLHKQIVDWLCAYHKLSPDEVNKSLYWYQDNDAVNHLMRVASGLDSLVLGEPQILGQVKKAYTESQREQSMSADLERLFQKTFSVAKRVRTETDIGASAVSVAFAACTLARQIFESLSEVNVLLVGAGETIELVARHLREHKVRHMMIANRTRERAQALADEVNAEVITLPEIDERLAQADIIISSTASPLPIIGKGMVERALKARRNQPMLFVDIAVPRDIEPEVGKLASAYLYSVDDLHSIIQSNLAQRKAAAVQAEHIVQQESANFMAWLRAQGAVETIRDYRSQADQMRAEAEAEALAAIAQGADVETVIHKLAHRLTNRLIHAPTKSLQQAASNGDIEKLQVLRDSLGLDQN from the coding sequence ATGAGCCTGCTTGCACTTGGAATCAATCACAAAACTGCACCGGTAGCACTCCGTGAGCGGGTGACGTTTTCACCTGAAACACTGAACCATGCTATTGAAAGCTTACGCCAGCAACCTCTGGTGCAGGCTGGCGTTGTGCTGTCTACGTGTAACCGCACCGAGCTGTATCTCAGCATGGAGCAACCGGAAGATGTGCCGCCGCAGGATCTGCATAAACAGATCGTTGATTGGCTGTGCGCTTACCACAAACTGTCCCCTGACGAAGTCAATAAGAGCCTCTATTGGTATCAAGATAACGATGCCGTGAACCATTTGATGCGTGTAGCAAGTGGATTGGACTCTTTGGTATTGGGCGAGCCGCAAATTTTAGGGCAGGTCAAAAAGGCCTATACGGAATCTCAACGTGAGCAGTCGATGTCTGCTGACCTTGAGCGTCTGTTCCAAAAAACGTTCTCGGTCGCCAAGCGTGTACGTACTGAAACAGATATCGGCGCGAGCGCCGTCTCAGTGGCTTTTGCCGCCTGTACGCTGGCGCGCCAGATCTTTGAATCGCTTTCTGAAGTCAATGTGCTGTTGGTTGGCGCGGGTGAAACCATCGAGCTGGTGGCGCGTCATCTGCGTGAACATAAAGTGCGGCATATGATGATTGCTAACCGCACCCGTGAGCGCGCTCAGGCGTTGGCGGATGAGGTTAACGCGGAAGTGATTACGTTACCCGAAATCGATGAGCGTTTGGCGCAGGCCGATATCATCATTAGTTCTACCGCAAGCCCGTTGCCGATCATCGGCAAAGGCATGGTTGAACGCGCGCTTAAAGCTCGCCGTAACCAGCCGATGCTGTTCGTTGATATCGCGGTTCCCCGTGATATTGAGCCGGAAGTCGGTAAATTAGCCAGCGCCTATTTGTATAGCGTCGATGATTTGCATTCGATCATTCAAAGCAATCTTGCCCAGCGCAAAGCCGCAGCCGTTCAGGCTGAGCATATTGTGCAGCAGGAAAGTGCCAATTTTATGGCCTGGCTACGAGCCCAAGGTGCGGTGGAAACTATCCGAGATTATCGTTCACAGGCCGATCAAATGCGCGCCGAAGCGGAAGCAGAAGCGCTGGCCGCGATTGCACAGGGTGCCGATGTTGAAACCGTCATCCATAAATTGGCGCATCGGCTAACCAATCGACTGATTCACGCACCAACCAAATCCCTCCAGCAGGCCGCGAGTAACGGCGACATCGAAAAATTACAGGTGTTGCGCGACAGTCTCGGGCTGGACCAAAATTAG
- the ispE gene encoding 4-(cytidine 5'-diphospho)-2-C-methyl-D-erythritol kinase, translating to MMSTTRVWPAPAKLNLFLYITGRRPDGYHNLQTLFQFLDYGDRLTITPRNDGQINLLTPIDGVPNEQNLIIRAAKLLRDHLPERFSHCGADIALEKIIPMGGGLGGGSSDAATVLVALNTLWQANLSDSELAKLGLTLGADVPIFVNGFASFAEGVGELLHPAHPEEKWYLVAHPGVNIPTPAIFGDPELKRDTPVRSLQELLRIPYANDCELTARKRFREVEQVISWLLQYAPSRLTGTGACVFAEFDTESSARQVLSRAPEWIKGFVARGVNTSPLHLVRSELIESVK from the coding sequence ATGATGTCTACCACCCGCGTTTGGCCCGCGCCAGCCAAGCTAAACTTATTTTTATACATTACGGGCCGTCGTCCAGACGGCTACCATAATCTACAAACGCTGTTTCAGTTTTTGGATTATGGCGATCGCCTCACCATCACACCGCGTAATGACGGTCAGATCAATTTGCTCACGCCCATCGACGGCGTGCCAAATGAGCAAAACCTGATTATTCGGGCAGCAAAGCTTCTGCGTGATCATTTGCCTGAACGCTTCTCGCACTGTGGTGCGGATATTGCGCTAGAAAAGATCATTCCGATGGGAGGAGGTCTTGGTGGCGGTTCGTCCGATGCGGCAACCGTACTCGTGGCACTCAATACATTATGGCAAGCCAATCTCAGCGACAGCGAGCTGGCAAAGTTAGGTTTAACGCTCGGCGCGGATGTACCTATTTTTGTTAATGGCTTTGCATCTTTTGCAGAAGGTGTTGGCGAATTGTTACATCCCGCACATCCTGAAGAAAAATGGTACCTTGTTGCACACCCCGGTGTAAATATTCCTACCCCTGCGATCTTCGGCGATCCGGAGCTGAAAAGAGATACTCCTGTACGGTCTTTGCAGGAACTTCTCCGTATTCCGTATGCAAATGATTGCGAACTTACCGCAAGAAAACGTTTCCGTGAGGTTGAACAGGTCATTTCATGGCTGTTACAATACGCGCCGTCGCGTCTGACTGGCACAGGTGCTTGTGTGTTTGCTGAATTTGACACCGAGTCTTCTGCCCGTCAGGTGCTTAGCAGAGCCCCCGAGTGGATCAAGGGTTTTGTTGCGCGTGGCGTTAATACCTCACCGTTACACCTTGTCCGCTCAGAGCTTATTGAGTCCGTAAAATGA
- the ychF gene encoding redox-regulated ATPase YchF: MGFKCGIVGLPNVGKSTLFNALTKAGIEAANFPFCTIEPNTGVVPMPDPRLDKLAEIVKPQRILPTTMEFVDIAGLVKGASKGEGLGNQFLTNIRETEAIGHVVRCFENDNIIHVNNKVDPADDIDVINTELALSDLDTCERAMHRVQKKAKGGDKDAKAELAALEKCLPQLENAGMLRALDLSDEDKAAIRYLSFLTLKPTMYIANVNEDGFENNPYLDTVREIAAKEGSVVVAVCAAVESDIAELDDADRDEFMAELGLEEPGLNRVIRAGYELLNLQTYFTAGVKEVRAWTIPVGATAPQAAGKIHTDFEKGFIRAQTIAFDDFITYKGEQGAKEAGKMRSEGKDYIVKDGDVMNFLFNV; the protein is encoded by the coding sequence ATGGGATTCAAATGCGGTATTGTGGGCCTGCCAAACGTTGGTAAATCCACTCTGTTCAATGCGCTGACCAAAGCGGGTATCGAAGCAGCGAACTTCCCGTTCTGTACCATTGAACCGAACACCGGCGTCGTTCCTATGCCTGATCCGCGTCTGGACAAACTGGCTGAGATCGTAAAACCACAGCGCATCCTGCCAACCACCATGGAATTCGTTGATATCGCTGGTTTGGTAAAAGGCGCCTCTAAGGGCGAAGGTCTGGGCAACCAGTTCCTGACCAACATCCGTGAAACGGAAGCGATCGGCCACGTTGTTCGTTGCTTCGAAAACGACAACATCATTCACGTGAACAACAAAGTTGATCCTGCTGACGATATCGACGTTATCAACACTGAACTGGCACTGTCTGACTTAGACACCTGCGAACGTGCAATGCACCGTGTGCAGAAGAAAGCCAAAGGCGGCGATAAAGACGCAAAAGCTGAATTGGCTGCGCTGGAAAAATGTCTACCACAGTTGGAAAACGCAGGCATGCTGCGCGCGCTGGATTTAAGCGATGAAGACAAGGCTGCCATCCGCTACCTGAGCTTCCTGACGCTGAAGCCAACCATGTACATCGCTAACGTTAACGAAGACGGATTTGAAAATAACCCGTATTTAGACACCGTGCGTGAAATCGCGGCGAAAGAAGGTTCTGTTGTGGTTGCCGTGTGTGCCGCCGTTGAATCTGATATCGCTGAACTGGACGATGCAGACCGTGACGAATTCATGGCTGAACTTGGTCTGGAAGAGCCTGGCCTGAACCGCGTTATTCGCGCAGGTTACGAACTGCTGAATCTGCAAACCTACTTCACCGCTGGCGTGAAAGAAGTACGTGCGTGGACCATTCCTGTTGGCGCTACCGCACCACAGGCTGCTGGTAAAATCCACACCGACTTCGAAAAAGGCTTTATCCGCGCTCAAACCATCGCGTTCGACGACTTCATCACCTACAAGGGTGAACAAGGCGCGAAAGAAGCCGGTAAAATGCGTTCAGAAGGTAAAGACTACATCGTTAAAGATGGCGACGTGATGAACTTCTTGTTCAACGTCTAA
- a CDS encoding HlyD family efflux transporter periplasmic adaptor subunit, protein MSINEVSKDKKNITKKKLILLVLFGFLFCATIFSVYWYIDIRDSQTTDDAYVSGNKISISSQVASSVVSINYTNTDLVKKGDILVQLDSTDTALAYNKAKGNLSETVRKVRQLYINNALDKDNIEKARIAYEQSLSDLNRYSRLTGVAAVPHETLQHAKNLVASNKVGLNIALQEYKSNQALLLNTNFASQPSIQNAADAVREAWITLQRTSIKSPVTGYVAQRNVNVGENVSVGQSLMAIVPMDQFWIDANFKETQLGQVKIGQQVDFTTDIYGDSVVYTGHVMGINMGTGSAFSLLPAQNASGNWIKVVQRVPVRIKINIDQLENNPLRIGLSANVKIKTIGGENSSLPKTQRATPVYSSKTLVLDTADVDREIVKLLMLIKIFYGYSNE, encoded by the coding sequence ATGAGTATAAATGAAGTGTCAAAAGATAAAAAAAATATCACTAAGAAAAAACTAATATTATTAGTTTTATTTGGTTTTTTGTTTTGTGCTACTATTTTTTCAGTCTATTGGTACATAGATATCAGAGACTCACAGACAACTGATGATGCTTATGTATCTGGAAACAAAATCTCAATATCATCACAGGTAGCATCAAGCGTTGTAAGTATAAATTATACTAATACAGACCTAGTGAAAAAGGGAGATATACTTGTTCAATTGGATAGCACTGATACTGCTTTAGCGTATAATAAAGCTAAAGGCAATTTATCAGAAACAGTTCGAAAAGTTAGACAGTTATATATAAATAACGCACTTGATAAGGATAATATTGAGAAGGCGAGAATAGCATATGAACAATCACTTTCTGATTTGAATAGATATTCAAGACTTACTGGAGTTGCGGCTGTTCCACACGAAACTCTCCAGCATGCCAAAAATCTAGTTGCCAGCAATAAAGTCGGCCTTAATATCGCGTTGCAAGAATACAAAAGCAACCAAGCTTTATTACTTAATACAAACTTTGCAAGTCAGCCATCTATACAAAATGCGGCCGATGCCGTACGCGAGGCATGGATAACACTGCAAAGAACCAGTATTAAAAGCCCAGTCACGGGCTATGTCGCACAACGTAATGTGAATGTTGGAGAAAATGTAAGTGTAGGGCAGAGTCTTATGGCCATAGTTCCAATGGATCAGTTTTGGATAGATGCTAACTTTAAAGAAACTCAGTTGGGACAAGTTAAAATTGGGCAACAAGTTGATTTTACAACTGATATTTATGGAGATAGCGTTGTTTATACTGGGCATGTTATGGGGATTAACATGGGCACAGGCTCAGCATTTTCATTGCTTCCTGCCCAGAATGCGTCAGGGAATTGGATAAAAGTTGTCCAACGTGTCCCGGTAAGAATTAAGATCAATATTGATCAACTAGAAAATAACCCATTGAGAATTGGTTTATCCGCGAATGTGAAAATTAAAACAATAGGTGGTGAGAACTCTTCGCTTCCGAAAACGCAACGTGCAACACCAGTTTATAGCAGCAAGACGCTAGTTTTAGATACTGCCGATGTAGATCGGGAAATTGTAAAATTATTAATGCTAATTAAGATATTTTATGGCTACTCAAATGAATAA
- a CDS encoding DHA2 family efflux MFS transporter permease subunit, translating to MATQMNKISPLTGVNLVLVTIALSLATFMQMLDSTISNVAIPTISGFLGSSTNEGTWVITSFGVANAISIPITGRLALRFGELKLFIVSVSLFSLASLCCGLSNSLDLLIFFRVIQGLVAGPLIPLSQSLLLRNYAPEKRNIALALWSMTVIIAPIFGPILGGYICDNFSWGWIFLINVPFGIIVVLTTTFVLKGRETEIIPVKLNLIGLSLLVLGVGCLQIMLDKGNDLDWFSSNWIVLLCIVSVLSIILLIIWEATSSNPLLDLSLFKSRNFCIGVLAISCAYLIYSGAIVLMPQLLQEVFGYTSVWAGLAYSPIGIIPLLMAPIIGHYGNKIDMRILVTFSFIVYAGCYYWRAVTFSTNIDFTAIIVPQFFQGFAVACFFLPLTTITLSGLAPDKFAAATSMSNFFRTLAGSIGTSITITLWSRGGSFHHSNLSESISSFNQESVDLIKKLGSEGLDLAQSLQYINTQVTQQSLLVSANDIFYYSSGIFLMLTLIVWFARPPFNTKPVT from the coding sequence ATGGCTACTCAAATGAATAAGATTTCTCCTCTCACAGGCGTGAATCTCGTGTTAGTCACTATTGCATTGTCGTTAGCGACTTTTATGCAAATGCTTGATTCAACTATATCAAACGTAGCTATACCGACAATTTCTGGGTTTTTGGGTTCATCTACAAATGAAGGTACCTGGGTTATTACGTCATTTGGGGTAGCTAACGCAATCTCTATTCCAATTACAGGGCGCTTAGCCCTACGGTTTGGTGAGTTAAAACTATTTATTGTATCGGTTTCATTGTTTTCGTTGGCATCTCTTTGTTGTGGTTTATCTAATAGCTTGGATCTGCTGATTTTCTTTAGAGTGATTCAAGGTTTAGTTGCAGGCCCATTAATTCCATTGTCTCAAAGCTTGCTGTTACGGAATTATGCCCCCGAAAAAAGAAATATCGCACTTGCCTTGTGGTCTATGACAGTCATTATAGCACCTATATTTGGTCCAATTTTAGGTGGGTATATTTGTGATAATTTCAGTTGGGGTTGGATATTCTTAATAAATGTTCCATTCGGGATCATTGTGGTTTTAACGACTACGTTTGTTTTGAAGGGGAGAGAGACAGAGATTATTCCTGTCAAGCTAAACTTGATTGGGTTGAGTTTATTGGTTTTAGGGGTTGGTTGCCTGCAAATAATGCTAGATAAAGGCAACGATCTAGACTGGTTTAGTTCTAACTGGATAGTCCTGCTCTGTATCGTATCGGTGCTGTCTATTATTCTTTTGATTATTTGGGAAGCGACTTCATCTAACCCATTGCTTGATCTAAGTCTATTTAAGTCTCGAAACTTCTGCATTGGTGTTTTAGCTATAAGCTGTGCTTACTTGATATATTCTGGTGCAATAGTTTTAATGCCTCAGTTATTGCAAGAGGTTTTTGGGTATACTTCGGTCTGGGCTGGACTAGCCTATTCTCCGATTGGTATTATTCCTCTTCTCATGGCGCCCATTATTGGTCATTACGGCAATAAAATTGATATGAGAATATTAGTAACGTTCAGCTTTATCGTCTATGCAGGATGTTATTATTGGAGAGCAGTAACTTTTAGTACCAATATTGATTTTACAGCAATCATTGTACCTCAATTTTTCCAGGGTTTTGCCGTTGCTTGCTTTTTTTTGCCGCTTACAACAATCACGTTATCAGGTCTTGCCCCTGACAAATTTGCAGCAGCAACGAGTATGAGTAATTTTTTCCGTACCTTAGCGGGCTCTATAGGTACTTCAATTACAATCACGTTATGGAGCCGAGGAGGATCTTTTCATCATAGCAACTTATCTGAGTCTATTTCCTCTTTTAACCAAGAAAGTGTAGATTTAATTAAAAAGCTTGGCAGTGAAGGGTTAGATCTCGCCCAGTCGTTGCAATATATCAACACGCAGGTTACACAACAAAGCTTGTTAGTTTCTGCAAATGATATATTTTATTACTCATCTGGTATTTTTCTAATGCTTACATTAATCGTTTGGTTCGCACGACCTCCATTTAATACTAAACCTGTTACATGA